TCCTCAGGGAGATGAGCGAGGTCACGAGCCAGGCAACGAAGGCCTGGGAGGAGGCTAAGGGGACCAACGACTACTCCAAGTTCGAGCCTTGGCTCGACAGGATAATCGATTTGGCGAAGCGCGCCGCTGACTATCTCGGCTACGAGGACGAGCCCTACGACGCTCTTCTGGACATGTTCGAGGAGGGCCTCACCACCAAGGAAGTCGAGAGGATGTTCGACAAGCTCGAGAAGGAGCTAAAGCCCCTCCTTGAGAAGATAATGGAAGAAGGTAAGGTCCCGAGGGAGCACCCGCTTGAGAAGGAGAAGTATGAGAGGGAGCAGATGGAGAAGGTCAACCTCTGGATTCTCCAGAAGTTCGGCTTCCCGCTCGGCGTCCGCTCCCGCCTGGACGTCTCCGCCCACCCGTTCACGACCGAGTTCGGAATCAGAGACGTGAGGATAACCACCAGATACGAGGGCTACGACTTCAGGAGGACGATACTTAGCACGGTCCACGAGTTCGGTCACGCCCTCTACGAGCTCCAGCAGGACGAGCGCTTCATGTTCAGCCCCATAGCCGGTGGCGTCTCCCTTGGAATCCACGAGAGCCAGAGTAGGTTCTGGGAGAACATCATCGGTAGGAGCAGAGAGTTCGCGGGGCTAATCTACCCCGTCCTGAAGGAGAACCTGCCCTTCATGGCCAGCTACACTCCGGAGGACGTCTACCTCTACTTCAACATCGTTCGCCCGGACTTCATCAGGACTGAAGCAGATGTCGTCACCTACAACTTCCACATACTCCTACGCTTCAAGCTTGAAAGAATGATGCTCAACGAGGGCGTTAAGGCGAAGGATTTACCGGAGCTCTGGAACGAGGAGATGGAGAAGCTCCTTGGAATAAGGCCTAAGAGCTATGCGGAGGGAATCCTCCAGGACATCCACTGGGCGCACGGAACGATAGGCTACTTCCCGACCTACAGCATCGGAACGCTCCTCGCGAGCCAGCTCTACTACCACATGAAGAAGGACATCCCGGACTTCGAAGACAAGGTGGCTAAAGCGGAGTTCGAGCCGATAAAGGCATGGCTGAGGGAGAAGATACACCGCTGGGGAAGCATTTACCCGCCGAAGGAGCTCCTCAGGAAAGCCATCGGCGAGGAGCTGAACCCGGACTACTTCATTCGCTGGGTGAAGGAGAGGTATCTTTGAGTCTTTCCTCAACTTCCTCTTTTTGCCCGTAATTCAAAAATCAAAAACTGTGCTACTATCCCAACGGCTCACCAATCCACGCTACTGGCTCGACCTCTATCGCAACCACACCGTACTTCTTCTCCTTCTCCTCGGAATAAAAGCGCCTGTAGACCTTGACGCCCTCTTCAATGCTCTTCACTCCCGGCAGGACGTTCTCCAATCCTTCTTTCTCCAGCATTTCCCTGAAGGATGAGTAGACTCTCAGGTCCTTCACGACGCAGACGAGCTTGTTCTCGAAGACTATCTCGTCGCCCGGCTTTATGGCCTGCCTCTTCTCGTCGTACAATCTGCCTTCAATCCGCTTCTTCCCCTCGGCTATCGCCTTTAAGTACTCCTCCTGAAGGCCCATCTTCCACCTCATGCTCCCACCTCA
The Thermococcus sp. 21S9 DNA segment above includes these coding regions:
- a CDS encoding ASCH domain-containing protein, producing MRWKMGLQEEYLKAIAEGKKRIEGRLYDEKRQAIKPGDEIVFENKLVCVVKDLRVYSSFREMLEKEGLENVLPGVKSIEEGVKVYRRFYSEEKEKKYGVVAIEVEPVAWIGEPLG
- a CDS encoding carboxypeptidase M32; amino-acid sequence: MESVFQNETIKEILAKYRRIWAIGHAQSVLGWDMEVNMPREGILERSVAQGELSVLSQEFLLKPDFVELVEKAKGIEGLNEYERGVVRVLDRSIRISKAFPPEFLREMSEVTSQATKAWEEAKGTNDYSKFEPWLDRIIDLAKRAADYLGYEDEPYDALLDMFEEGLTTKEVERMFDKLEKELKPLLEKIMEEGKVPREHPLEKEKYEREQMEKVNLWILQKFGFPLGVRSRLDVSAHPFTTEFGIRDVRITTRYEGYDFRRTILSTVHEFGHALYELQQDERFMFSPIAGGVSLGIHESQSRFWENIIGRSREFAGLIYPVLKENLPFMASYTPEDVYLYFNIVRPDFIRTEADVVTYNFHILLRFKLERMMLNEGVKAKDLPELWNEEMEKLLGIRPKSYAEGILQDIHWAHGTIGYFPTYSIGTLLASQLYYHMKKDIPDFEDKVAKAEFEPIKAWLREKIHRWGSIYPPKELLRKAIGEELNPDYFIRWVKERYL